DNA sequence from the Vicia villosa cultivar HV-30 ecotype Madison, WI linkage group LG3, Vvil1.0, whole genome shotgun sequence genome:
GATCTCTCCCACCAAACGAGAGAAATAGTGCATTTCTTTCCAACCTCTTTCTCTGCTAACTCTCTCTTAGCAACTTCTCTCAAACCAAGTATACCCTAACTTAAGATGATTTTGGATATGAAATCATGATTATATAGTAATAATTTTGTTTTCCAgcgaattagaaataaaatttatctTTACTTTACATATATTTTGAATATTGAATTTTAGAAAATTTagaagtattttaaaaaaatttataatcataattttatgtcaattaaaatttattattttatttatatattaaaaatttattattttactttaatAAAATTTATCTTAACTTTACATATATTTCCATCCAATTTGATTAATGATCCATCGATCTAATTAGAGACACAATAACCTAATATGTTGATCGGACAGATAGATGTCCCAGTTTTAAAATATTGTCCTATCTtttaagattttttctttacccacctccctatggggggtcacccccagcgaaaaacccaaactacccctgcttcggaaatgaacttccgaagcgcttttttttataaaaaaatttcctttattcggaagttcatctccgaaaacacctcaaggggggtgcgttcggagatgaacatccgaaaacacctcatggggggtgaattcggaagctcatttccgaattatgctgtgttttttttttatgttttttcttaaacagtctcgcattttaattaaacgcaaacgccaaataaaatatgcGACATATAATTTGGTTGCCATTTTTTTTCAATCACATCCGAATCATTTTCCATCTTTACTCTTTTTCTATACTCACACATTTTATTTCTGTTCTCTTTGAGTTCGGCCCTGATCTTCATCGAGAGCCTTACTGCCGAAGTTacgaattgggaaggaaaattcaagttcgtgctaatcattttcagttacggtcaattgggaagataaaagtggtgtagatccttatcagccactcgcaactgaatatGATTAGCACAAACTTGAATTTCCCTGTCTGattcgtgctggttggttgccattTTTTTTCAATCACATCCGAATCATTCTCCATCTTTACTCTTTTTCTATACTCACACATTTTATTTCTGTTCTCtttgagttcggctctgatcttCATCGAGAGCCTTACTGCCGAAGTTacgaattgggaaggaaaattcaagttcgtgctaatcattttcagttacggtcaattgggaagataaaagtggtgtagatccttatcagccactcgcaactgaatatGATTAGCACAAACTTGAATTTCCCTGTCTGattcgtgctggttggttgcctgacatgttcctgtaaacaattgaaatcgattaatatgcgagacaaaataaaaaacaaaaaaatttgaacttctgatacatttcggaagttcatttccgaaaactgggatggaggtgttttcggaaatgaacttccgaaacaccccttcgcagaacttctctgcagcctccaatggcagacccctaaaccaaacatcaaacttatttctacacattctaaacatcctaaatatcagtataaacctaacctaatacaatttttgctatttgtaaacaccctaatatacattttaatcatagatctaaaaatcaaaatgcttaccaatTGAAtggattggaggacttttgaatgtaatagagcaagtagatggaggctttgaggtagcttggaactgttttgcacaaaaatctcttggggtgtgagtttggaagaagtttagggtaaatgatttgggggagggggctgttttgcttaatctgaaaAACGCAGAATATTTCGGAactgaacttccgaaatggtgttttcggaagtgtatttccgaaataagtcaaattttaaaaaaaaagacgctttcggagatgcatctccgaaaacaccttttccttgcatttcggaagttcatttccgaagtcaggggtattctgggtttttcaccagaggtgagctagaaggttgggaggtggccaaagaattttcCTCTTTTAAACTAActatgaatataaaaaattaaaaaaattaaaaaagagtaTGAAGTGTGGGGGCAGGAAAAACACTAGAATAAAATAGAGAGTAAAATGAGTTacgttttttctttttcttctttgggtCAAAGATGTGTTAGGTTTTCTTGGACtagaataatcaaattaattaagatttaaaatGATATCTCATCTTATAATTGATTGTTGGATAGATTCTTAACTAAAATCCAAAATTGATAACAAGTttatttttaaatgctatattattttcaaaacataataaataattatatttgattttttttagaagttaatatataaaaaatgtaagTTAAAAAATTGGAAACTTCACCAATTTTCAATTGAAACAGCAATAATGTGGTGGCAGCATACACACACTAGAAGAAAATAAGAAGTAATGTTTTGATTTATCTTGTTGGGAGCACGTGATGAGAAAACTAGTCAAAACTGGAGTCTCAATGGTATGAATGGAAAACAAGAATTTGGAAAcactataaaaaatataaaaaaaataagaagtgGTATATGTTAGGTTTGGATAGCAATGTTTTGATTTATCTTGTTTGGAGCACGTGATGGCGAACTAACCCCTTATAGACTTTTAGTAACTATTATTTCTCTATAAATAGGATACTAATTAGACAATAGATTCATCAATTACATTTTCTATTATTCTCTATCAATAATCTTCACACCTCTACGTTTCCAATCAAAATGGCACACTTAGATGAAATAAGAGAGTCCCAAAGAGCCGGTGGCACTGCAACCATTTTAGCTATTGGAACCGCAACTCCACCGAATTGTATTTACCAATCTGATTTTACAGAATATTACTTCCGAGTTACCGACAGCAACCACATGCCTCAACTCAAAGACAAATTGAAGCGTATATGTAAGCAGCTCATTCATATACACATGCATGCATGCTTTAATGcatatatgtttttgtttttgtaattcttccttcatatatatatatctatatatatatatatatatatatatatatatatatatatatatatatatatatatatattagtactAGACACACATGCATGCATATGCATGTCGTTTCAACTTATACACACACACACGCTAGACACACATGCATGCATATGCATATCGGTTCAACttatgtgttttttttgtttgaacaGGTGAGAAGTCAATGATAAAGAAACGTTACATGCATTTGACAGAAGAAATATTGAAAGAAAATCCAAACATATCAAGTTATGAGAAATCATCTCTGGACGCACGCCAGGACATTTTAGTTGAAGAAGTACCAAAGCTAGGAGAAAAAGCAGCATCAAAAGCCATAAAAGAATGGGGAAGACCAAAATCAGAGATAACTCATCTCATTTTTTGTTCAACTTCAGGTGTCGACATGCCAGGTGCTGATTATCAACTCGTCAAACTCTTAAACCTAAATCCATCCACAAAACGATTTATGCTATATCACCAAGGTTGTTTTGCTGGTGGAACCGTTCTTCGTCTCGCCAAAGATCTTGCTGAGAACAACCTTGGTGCACGTGTCCTCGTTGTTTGTTCTGAATTAACTGTTGTTACTTTCCGTGGTCCCAATGAAAATCACTTAGATTCCTTAGTTGGACAAGCACTCTTTGGTGATGGTGCTTCATCTGTGATTGTTGGATCAAACCCTGATGAAAGAATTGAAAAACCGTTGTTTTATCTTGTTTCGGCTTCCGAAACGATTCTACCAGACTCTGAAGGCGCGATCGAAGGACACTTGCGTGAAGTCGGACTCACATTTCATTTGAAAGAAAATGTTCCGGAATTGATTGGTGAGAACATTGTGAAAAGTCTGGAAGAAGCATTCCATCCACTTGGAATAAGTGATTGGAATTCATTGTTTTGGGTAGCACACCCTGGTGGTCCTGCAATATTGAAGAGGATTGAAAAAACAGTTGGGTTGAATTCAGATAAACTAAATGCAACAAAACAAGTTCTTAGTGAATATGGAAACATGTCGAGTGCTTGTGTGTTATTTATATTGGATGAGATGAGAAGAAGGTCTATGAAGGAAGGGAAGTTGACTACTGGTGATGGACTTAAGTGGGGTGTTTTGTTTGGATTTGGTCCTGGCTTGACCATGGAAACCATTGTTTTGCATAGTGCAGCCACCAACATATAGACTCACTCATTCTCGTTATTATTTATATGATATGATAATTTGTTTGGTGTGATTTTATTTATGAAGATAGTaatgaataaaagaataaaataaaatcttatcTTTCTTATAGGACATTTTGGGATTCCATGCACATGGTGTGATGTCTATAGGGATGATTAGATCTATAGAGATACATTTTCTTTTATTATAGAATCTAAAAATCCTTACGGTTGTTGTTGTATTGTGAGTAATTTTGTCTACTTTTCATGTACCTTTAACCGTAATATTGGTTAATTTGCATGTGTATTTATGCGTGGTATAATACAAATATTTGCTATTTCAATACCTTTGTCTTCCTTTTCATAGAATTAATTCAACTTAAATTCACGTATCATTTTATAAACAATTATGAATTTTAAGAAATAACAAGGAGTTACTTTTGGTCTAGACCTATGAGACCCCTTCAGAACCTCCAAGAATCACAAAAATAATACAGACATTAAGAAAAACATGAAATATCAAATATTTAGGGTTGATTAAACTGTGCATGATTTCATTCTCATATCAAGTACAACAAATACATAATAAGTGAGAACTTAGATACTAGTTACAACAATAACTAGACAGAAGGTGTAGAAGTCAAATCTTCTTTAGACGATCTCTGAGTCCCTTTAATATTGAGGTTTCATGTTGCATGTCTCTACCTTGTGGGTTAAAAGTTTTGTTGCTTATCTTTTAAgcttttggttttgttgtttgGCTATTTTGTCTACTCTCCGATTGCACATACCTGAGttgatttttaaattcattttaagcatgcataaatcaaAGTGTTTAATTTTAGTTTAAGCAACATGCTTCAACTCAATCTATTGAGTTTTTGGATCAACAATTATATTTGAGATGATTTAAGTCATAACAACATTAGAATCTCAAATATTACTTACAATttt
Encoded proteins:
- the LOC131661367 gene encoding chalcone synthase 2-like, which translates into the protein MAHLDEIRESQRAGGTATILAIGTATPPNCIYQSDFTEYYFRVTDSNHMPQLKDKLKRICEKSMIKKRYMHLTEEILKENPNISSYEKSSLDARQDILVEEVPKLGEKAASKAIKEWGRPKSEITHLIFCSTSGVDMPGADYQLVKLLNLNPSTKRFMLYHQGCFAGGTVLRLAKDLAENNLGARVLVVCSELTVVTFRGPNENHLDSLVGQALFGDGASSVIVGSNPDERIEKPLFYLVSASETILPDSEGAIEGHLREVGLTFHLKENVPELIGENIVKSLEEAFHPLGISDWNSLFWVAHPGGPAILKRIEKTVGLNSDKLNATKQVLSEYGNMSSACVLFILDEMRRRSMKEGKLTTGDGLKWGVLFGFGPGLTMETIVLHSAATNI